TAGGAATTGGATTGTTTTTGGTCTTTATTGGATTTAAACAAGCAGGAATTTTAGAAATAGGCCCCTCTTTCATCACTTTAAAAGAAGTATGGACCCTATCTTCTGCCTATACTCTTGTTGGAGTCTTTTTATTGCTGATTTTATTACGTCTGCGTTTTAAAAGTGCTTTTATTCTTACCATACTCATTATTTGGATCACGGCACTACTTTTAGGACATTCACATTTTGAAGGTATTGTGGGTAAAATTCCTTCACTTGGGCCCACTTTTTTTGCCCTTGATTTTGGGTTTTTTAAAACCCCCGAGACTTATAAATGGATCTTATCTATTTTTCTTGTGACTTTATTTGATTCCACAGCCTCCCTTTTAACACTTTCAAAACATGCGCACTTATTAGATGAAAAAGGTCGAATAATAAAAGCCTATCAAGCTCTATTGCCCGATTCTACAGGATCCATTTTAGGAAGTTTTTTAGGAACAGGATCTTTAGCTATTCATCTAGAATCTTTAAGCGGCATCCTTGTTGGAGGAAGAACAGGACTTGTGCCCATTATTGTGGGAGGGCTCTTTTCTTTGTGCCTTTTCTTTTACCCGTTAATTTCTTCTATTCCGCACTTTGCAACAGCGCCTATTTTAATAGCAATTGGCCTCATTATGGCAAAACATGTCAAAGAAATTAACTTCAGGGATTTTACAGAAGGTCTGCCCGCTTTGCTCACTTTCTTAGTGAT
This sequence is a window from Chlamydiota bacterium. Protein-coding genes within it:
- the adeP gene encoding Adenine permease AdeP — encoded protein: MKKFFEFEERQTNFKTEVIAALSTFATMAYVVVINPTILSDAGLNFSSVLVATIITIVFSCLFMGLYANAPYALAPGMGVSTYLTYSIILKQGLDWKSALGIVCIAAILLLLLTLFRLRQKILNNMPHCLNTGITIGIGLFLVFIGFKQAGILEIGPSFITLKEVWTLSSAYTLVGVFLLLILLRLRFKSAFILTILIIWITALLLGHSHFEGIVGKIPSLGPTFFALDFGFFKTPETYKWILSIFLVTLFDSTASLLTLSKHAHLLDEKGRIIKAYQALLPDSTGSILGSFLGTGSLAIHLESLSGILVGGRTGLVPIIVGGLFSLCLFFYPLISSIPHFATAPILIAIGLIMAKHVKEINFRDFTEGLPALLTFLVMPLTLSIYNGFVVGFISYTFLKLITFRFSEIGWVSFSLSVIFILHLLISH